In Eupeodes corollae chromosome 3, idEupCoro1.1, whole genome shotgun sequence, a single genomic region encodes these proteins:
- the LOC129952188 gene encoding pickpocket protein 28 translates to MKSSEVSDIARSTESVFSEFGSSIPSEILSDVPSDVIIESRIKYGTKWQMFEGFMMEYSKKSSLHGVRYIFQGKRPLIEKLLWAIMFIASVVFSCVVIRQIHSKWISSPVIVSFDETLIPINRIPFPTITICPESKMETETFNFSNVFERFNMKNESITEEEMEQLSAALHICDLEVVEAITDLLPAEYNKHIGETLSEIAVSKNTTAPICKWGNRFYLCEHIFSLVATDDGICYQFNGMLAADIYRNESYATKIPDDVQIDFNKYIDRQPTDPPIEYQGSWSLEEGYINQTEEAYPLRTIIANARTAFVALLQGLGHNLDYKCRSLRQGYKVYLNSPQNVVCSTSNYFLVRHKQELIVQIYPVYTTTSKGVRKLHPELRQCFFNNERYLRFFKHYSESNCQFECLTNLTITKCGCVKFSMPQIDGIRVCIHSDIACYNEAEDDLLKEQQMEIQESLKGSSKLKSRCNCLPGCVSLSYNFDTSQARMEGMGTIEAKNDSYDEHPDFMWSRLTVYFKEQQFTAMKRSELYAVTTLIANYGGVLSLSIGFSILSIVELFYFITIRLINSLKKRSNKNKT, encoded by the exons atgaaatccTCGGAAGTCAGTGATATCGCACGGAGTACGGAATCGGTATTTTCTGAATTTGGTTCGAGCATTCCATCCGAAATTTTAAGTGATGTTCCAAGTGATGTGATTATTGAGTCACGAATAAAGTATGGAACAAAATGGCAAATGTTTGAGGGCTTTATGATGGAATACTCAAAGAAGTCCTCACTGCATGGTGTTCGTTATATTTTTCAAGGGAAGAGACCGttgattgaaaa GCTGCTTTGGGCTATTATGTTTATAGCTTCGGTAGTTTTTAGCTGCGTGGTTATCAGGCAAATACATTCAAAATGGATTTCTTCTCCAGTGATTGTGAGCTTTGATGAAACATTAATTCCAATCAATAGAATACCCTTCCCAACAATCACAATTTGTCCAGAATCGAAAATGGAAACGGAAACATTCAATTTTTCCAATGTTTTTGAAAGGTTCAATATGAAAAACGAAAGTATAACAGAAGAAGA AATGGAACAACTTTCCGCTGCACTTCACATTTGCGATTTAGAAGTAGTTGAAGCAATCACGGATCTTTTGCCAGCTGAATACAATAAACATATTGGCGAGACGTTAAGCGAaatagcagtttcaaaaaatacaacggCACCCATCTGTAAATGGGGtaatcgattttatttatgtgaacACATTTTCTCGCTAGTTGCCACGGACGATGGAATATGTTATCAGTTTAATGGGATGCTAGCAGCTGACATATATCGAAATGAGAG CTATGCTACTAAAATACCAGATGATGTCCAAATAGATTTCAATAAGTACATTGATCGCCAACCCACGGATCCTCCCATAGAATACCAAGGTTCTTGGTCTTTAGAAGAAGGATATATTAATCAAACAGAAGAAGCCTACCCACTTAGGACAATCATTGCTAATGCAAGAACCGCATTTGTTGCTTTGCTTCAAGGCCTCGGACATAATTTAGACTATAAGTGTCGAAGCTTGAGACAAGGCTATAAA GTTTATTTAAACTCGCCTCAAAACGTTGTATGTTCGACCAGCAACTATTTTTTAGTTCGCCATAAACAGGAATTAATTGTTCAAATTTATCCTGTCTATACCACGACTTCGAAAGGTGTCCGAAAACTACATCCTGAATT GCGACAGTGTTTTTTCAACAACGAACGgtatttaagatttttcaaacaCTATTCGGAGAGTAATTGCCAATTTGAATGCTTGACCAACTTAACTATAACGAAATGTGGATGCGTCAAATTTTCTATGCCTC AAATCGATGGAATCAGAGTTTGTATTCACTCAGACATAGCATGTTATAACGAAGCTGAAGATGATCTCCTCAAGGAACAGCAAATGGAAATTCAAGAATCGTTAAAAGGGTCTTCAAAGCTCAAGAGTAGATGCAATTGTTTGCCGGGCTGTGTATCACTAAGTTATAATTTTGATACATCTCAGGCTCGCATGGAGGGCATGGGTACAATTGAAGCAAAGAACGATTCATATGATGAGCATCCAGA tttcatgtGGTCAAGACTGACAGTGTATTTTAAAGAGCAACAATTCACTGCTATGAAACGAAGTGAATTGTATGCTGTGACGACCCTTATTGCGAACTACGGAGGAGTCTTAAGCCTTTCTATTGGATTCTCTATATTAAGTAtcgttgaattattttattttattactataCGTTTAATAAATAGCTTGAAAAAAAgatctaacaaaaataaaacataa